TACAGGGAAATAGTCTAAACGGGGTGGGGAGGCTATAGCTCTCTGATTTAAAATAACCACTATTAGGATACAATGAAACTTACAAAGCTGGAAACAAAGCAGGTTTATTTACCAGATTTTTAGTTCAGGAATCTCATGATTCCCCTTAGAGGTGAGTGGCCCAGATGTTGTTGCAGATCCTAGAGAAGAGGAGGGTGAAGGCAAGGGCAAGGCCCCTGCTTGGCCAAGTCAGGCAGCCACAGGGCCAATAAACTGTTTCCTCCAAGGACCTACactttttcctaattcttccACTTTGTCTTAAACTCCAAGAAATGCCCCTCTAAGAATATTCATTTTATGATGAGCTAAATGAAAATAGGTTTAATATTcactacataaaaataatatataaaaatctagagCAATTAGagtatggattttttttataATGGTATTCACAATAAGATACATTTAAATTTCAGAGTCCCCTAGTGTATTTAAAGTGCTTTAATTTACATAGATTATCTCAATGGTGTTTATAACTGCACATAGAATTCTAATTTGTTATTCAATTTaaatagcatcttttttttttctgctaaagaGTTAAAAACACTATCTTTCTccatcctcctttttttttgagatggagtttcgctcttgttgcctaggctggagtgccatggtgccaccttggctcactgcaacctctgcctccagggttcaagtgattctcctgtctcaggctcccatgtagctgggattacaggtgcatgccaccacgcccagctaatttttgtatttttactagagacggagtttcatcatattggtcaggctggtctcgaactcctgacctcaggtgatccacccaccttggcctcccaaagtgctgggattacaggtgtgagccaccgggcccagcctatcttcctccatccttctaACAACAACCTTAAGGGCAGATATACTAACTCTGCTCAGCCTATATGAAACAACAAGGCTTAACAGCAAAGATTTAGGAAACACAATTGTTTTCAAAGTATTTGGTCAGAACAGGTTCTCCACAAAGCCCTCCCTCTTCACTCATGCCCGGATTGAAAACAATAACGCTGACCATTCAGAGAATGACAGTGGTTGAAGGGACTTAAGTCTTCCAACCATCCCAGGCCAGCAGTTTTTAAACTTGCTGAAGCTGCCCAGTTATGGGGCCAGCCAGCTGCCTCTGTTCAACTCCACCACTGGTGCCAGGTCCCCCAGCTCCTGCTCCTAGGAGCCCTCTACATCTTGGGAAGCTCTGACTGCTAGGAATTATCTCTTAAACCTACTTACAACCTGGCATTCTATACTTTTACTCTCTGAGGCCATACAGATCAAATCTAAATATCTCTTCCAAACAACAGGTGAATACAACGTGAATAAAAAGTTACAATCAGCATTTATTAAACACTGACTATTTTCCAGGAACAACCACACTAAactaatgtaattattttagCAATGCTTTGAGTTGCTCTGATATCCCATTTTAACCTGAAGAACCTGAGACTGAGAGAggtggttaagtaacttgcccaaactCAGCTTGAGATTCAAACCTCAAATCATGCTCATGattctctttattcttcttttttttggcgggggggagGTGATGGTGAGGGGAttctctttattcttattttgcacTCAACCCTCCAgattcccttctttcctctgcGGCCCCTTCCTGTTTTTCTCAATACTCCTCACCTCTAGAAACTCTTCTTAAGACTAACTGCTATCTAGAAGTCTATGCCATAGATTCCCTTATCCTCATCATCCACATTTCAGGAAGCTATCTTGTAACTCCAAGATTAGATATCAGTCCTCTTCCGCCTTCCCTTCATACCTCTCATCAGCTCCCACAATCAGATTTTGTTTTCAACACAGGGGAAgtgctccaggacattggtctaggcaaaaatTTTACAGCTaaaaacctcaaaagcacaggcaataaaaccaaaagtcagcggggtacggtggctcacacctgtaatcccatcactttgggagtccaaggcgagcagatcacctgagatcaggagttccagaccagactgaccaacacggtgaaacccagtctctactaaaaatacaaaaattagccaggcatggtggcaggcgtgtataatcccagttactcgagaggcctgaggcaggagaatcgcttgaatccgggaggtggaggttgcagtgagccgggatcgcaccactgcactccagcctgggtggcagagcaagactccatctcaaaagtaaaaaaatgaaaaattaaaaataagcagggcgcggtagctcacgtctgtaatcccagcacttcgggaggcccaggtgggcagatcatttgaggttaggagtttgggtccagcctggccaacatggtgaaaccccgtctctactaaaaatacaaaaaaaattagccaggcgtggtggcacatgcctgtaatcccagctacccaggagactgaggcaggagaatcgcttgaacccgggaggccgaggttgtagtgagctgggatcgcaccactgcactccagcctgggcgataagcaagaccctgtctcaagaaaaaaattaattaattaattaattaattaattaaataaaaacaatgcccaggcgcagtggctctcgcctgtaaccccagtactttgggaggctgaaatgggcggatcacctgaggtcaggagttcgagaccagcctgaccaacatagagaaacccgcctctactaaaaatacaaaaaattagccaggtgtggtggcgcatgcctgtaatccaagctactcaggaggctgaggcaggataatcacttgaacatgggaggtggaggttgcggtgaaccgagactgtgccattgcactctagcctgggcaacaagagcaaaactccgtctctaaataaataaataaataaaaatacaaaaattagctgggtgcggtggcaggcacctgtaatcccagctactcaaggctgaggcaagagaatctcttgaacctgggaggcagaggatgcagtgagccgagattacaccactgcactccagcctaggtgacagagcgagattccatcttggggaaagaaacaaaacaaaacaaaaaaacacacacaaccaaACTTCGACAAATGGCACTAtattaaaccaaaaagcttctgcatagcaaaggaaacaacagaatgaagagacaacatgtagaacgggagaaaatatttacaaactatccatctgacaagggactataTTGTGGaatatacaaaaaactcaaacttaacaattaaaataataatttcatgaaaaagtgggcaaaggatctgaatagacacttcttAAAACAAGTAATAGAAATGGCCAATATCTATGTTtttaaatgctcaacatcactaattatcagggaaatacaaatcaaaaccacaatgagataccatctcacaccagtcagagtggctattattgcaaagtaaaaaaataacagatgctggcaaggttgtggagaaaacgagaacacttatacactggggatgggaatgtaaattagttcagccaccatggaaagcagtttggagatttctcagagaacttaaaacagagctaccattcaacctagcaactccattactgggtatatacccaaaggaatacaaattattctactgtaaagacacatgcacacatgttcatcacagcactattcgcaatagcaaagacacagaatcaacctacacgcccatcaacagtggactgaaaaaagaaaatgtggtacatatataccatggaatactacacagccataaaaaaagaacaaaatcatgtcctttgcagcagcatggatggagctagaagccattaagcaaattaacacagaaacagaaaaccaaataccacgttttcacttataaatgggaactaaatactgagtacacatggacacaaggaagggaacaatagacaccaggaCCTACTTGAGTAtgggagggtgaggatcaaaaactacctattacagccaagtgtggtggctcacactataatcctatcactttaggaggctgaaacgggcagatcacttaaggccagaagtttgagaccaacctggtcaacatggtgaaacccgtctctactaaaaatacaaaaattaaattagcaggcatggtggaatgtgcctgtagtcccagctattagggaagctgaggagggagagttgcttgaacctgggaggtggaggttgcagtgagtcaaggtcgtgccactgcactccagcctgggcaacagaacaagactccatctcaaaaaatataatatacaaatacaaaaattagtggggcgtggtagtggtggcacacacctgtagtcccaactactcgggaggctgaggcaggagaatcacttgaactcaggaggcagaggttgcagttgagccaagattgcaccactgcactccagcctgggcaacatagattctctctccaaaaaaaaaaaaaaaaaaaaaaaaggcaaaaacctaCCTATCAGGCACTATACCTAtcgggtactatgctcattacctgggtgacaaaataatctgtacaccaaacccctgtatCATGCAATTtacccgtgtaacaaacctgtatatgtaccttctgaacctaaaataaaagttagaaagaaaaaaacagatatatatcaatcacaaatatgtacaaatattatggatcaataaacaataaatagaaTGTTTTCAGAATAAAGGTGTCATTTATGTGGTTCACCCTGTTAGACTTCAAGACTTGGGCAATTTAGATTAATATGGTTCAGAATACAGGTATGTTCTGTGGCCTAATAAATTGAGCCAAAGTGACACCACAGAGGCTGTATCACTAGCTCAAAGCTCTCCTTGACCACCATGTTCCAATATTCCCTCACCTGCCCTCTGTGCCTCCTACCCACCTGATAATAAGCACCAGCAGCATTGGCATCGCCATACGTGGAAAACTGATTGTAGCTGTAGTCATCCCCAGGCTTAGGCATCCAAGGGGCCCCACTTGAGCCTGCTGCCATCTTGAATTCAAGGGGGGCGTTGGCTGCATCGTCCTGGAAAGCCGGCTCTGGTTCCGTGCCTGGAGGCAGCTCTTCAGGGACAGTGGGGATGGGGTAAGGGTATGGCTCAACTCCAGGTGGCTCGGCCTTttcagggagggagaaaaagtttTCGGGGGCTACTTCCTCATCACTGTCATCTTCCTCCTGCGTGATCTGCTTTGTCACCTGCAGGGCAGCACTCTTGGCAGCAGCCTTGATAGCAGAGGGCGACGGAGTGGTGGTTGTGGTGCCCACAACAGGGGCAAGAGAGGAAGTCTTGGTCTTAGAAGCCAGTCTGGAGGGCTTAGTATCAGGGGAGCCATCCGAGGGTTTGCGGGAGAAGGCATGGGGCAGGAGCAACCTGTTAGTCTCTTTCACAGTCAGGTTTTTAGGCTGGGGAAGCAAGGCAGACAAACCAGTCCCCTCGCCGGATCCCTGGTGAGCCCAGGTTTGGGGtaggaggaaagaaagatgaCAAGTGAGATTTTATGTACTAGCAACACCAAAAACAACAATTACAGATAAGTTCTCTAGCCTAAAGTCTTACCAGCCCT
This Rhinopithecus roxellana isolate Shanxi Qingling chromosome 8, ASM756505v1, whole genome shotgun sequence DNA region includes the following protein-coding sequences:
- the PRCC gene encoding proline-rich protein PRCC isoform X2, which gives rise to MSLVAYASSDESEPDEAEPEPEEEEAVAPTSGPALGGLFASLPAPKGPALLPPPPQMLAPAFPPPLLLPPPTADPRLQPPPPLPFGLGGFPPPPGVSPAEAAGVGEGLGLGLPSPRGPGLSLPPPIGGAGPPLGLPKPKKRKEPVKIAAPELHKGDSDSEEDEPTKKKTILQGSGEGTGLSALLPQPKNLTVKETNRLLLPHAFSRKPSDGSPDTKPSRLASKTKTSSLAPVVGTTTTTPSPSAIKAAAKSAALQVTKQITQEEDDSDEEVAPENFFSLPEKAEPPGVEPYPYPIPTVPEELPPGTEPEPAFQDDAANAPLEFKMAAGSSGAPWMPKPGDDYSYNQFSTYGDANAAGAYYQVQKVHIQVCYTGKLHDTGVWCTDYFVTQVMSIVPDRYSA